From Halobacterium sp. R2-5, the proteins below share one genomic window:
- the uvrA gene encoding excinuclease ABC subunit UvrA, whose amino-acid sequence MSDDYIEVRGAEENNLDDLDVKIPRESLNVVTGLSGSGKSSLAFQTIYAEGQRRYIESLSAYARNFLGQMDKPQVESVEGLSPAISIDQKNAANNPRSTVGTVTELHDYLRLLYARVGVPHCPECGREVGEQSAQQMVRRILELPEGTKAKIAAPVVRDQKGAFEDRFDDLVSEGYSRVEVDGEAYDLAYDRPELDENYDHTVDVVVDRVVVSEDNRSRITDSVETALEEADGVLKVVVPDAADDLELGGATARSTGDLADEDDEDRLVVEFSEDLACTHCGIDISEIETRSFSFNSPHGACPECEGIGNTKEVSEDLVVVDESKPVKHVFEAWSYNRSYYQTRLDAVAEHFGIGLDTPFEDLDEDVQQAFLYGTDEDVVFKRNTKNGVRRKEKPFEGVIPNLERRYVETDSDSTRDHIEEYMSVTTCPACDGTRLKPESRAVLVDGTPITEVNRMSIGDALEHFEGMEERFDARDRKIAEEILKEIRARLGFMTEVGLEYLTLDREASTLSGGESQRIRLATQIGSGLVGVLYVLDEPSIGLHQRDNDRLLNTLEELRDLGNTLVVVEHDEETMRRADNVVDMGPGPGRHGGDVVANGDVEDLMAAEESITGDYLAGREQIPVPEERRDWEDTITIEGARQHNLRDLDVDLPVGAFTAITGVSGSGKSTLMHDILYKGLAREMNDNTSVDPGDHDAIEGLDNIETVRLIDQSPIGRTPRSNPATYTGVFDYIREKFAETKLAKQRGYEKGRFSFNVKGGRCEACGGQGTQKIEMNFLSDVHVPCEECGGDRYNDETLDVTFKDATIADVLDMSVEEAYEFFEADSRLGRRLKLLMDVGLDYMKLGQPSTTLSGGEAQRVKLAEELGKKDSGDTLYLLDEPTTGLHSADERKLIEVLQRLTDRGNTVVVIEHELDLVKNADHVVDLGPEGGEHGGDLVASGTPEEVAHDDDSHTGRYLRDKLPRVDLEGPRSDREKPAADEQAAPTADDD is encoded by the coding sequence ATGAGCGATGACTACATCGAGGTCCGCGGGGCCGAGGAGAACAACCTCGACGACCTCGACGTGAAGATTCCACGAGAGTCACTGAACGTGGTGACCGGCCTCTCCGGGTCGGGGAAGTCGTCGCTGGCCTTCCAGACGATCTACGCCGAGGGCCAGCGCCGGTACATCGAGAGCCTGTCGGCGTACGCCCGGAACTTCCTCGGGCAGATGGACAAGCCCCAGGTCGAGTCCGTGGAGGGCCTCTCGCCCGCCATCAGCATCGACCAGAAGAACGCCGCGAACAACCCCCGGTCGACCGTGGGGACGGTCACGGAACTCCACGACTACCTCCGCTTGCTGTACGCCCGCGTCGGCGTCCCGCACTGTCCGGAGTGCGGCCGCGAGGTCGGCGAGCAGTCCGCCCAGCAGATGGTCCGCCGCATCCTCGAACTCCCCGAGGGAACGAAGGCGAAGATCGCGGCGCCGGTCGTCCGCGACCAGAAGGGGGCCTTCGAGGACCGCTTCGACGACCTCGTCAGCGAGGGCTACTCCCGCGTGGAGGTCGACGGCGAGGCGTACGACCTCGCGTACGACCGCCCCGAGTTAGACGAGAACTACGACCACACTGTCGACGTCGTGGTCGACCGCGTAGTCGTCAGCGAGGACAACCGCTCCCGAATCACCGACAGCGTCGAGACCGCCCTGGAGGAGGCCGACGGCGTCCTGAAGGTCGTCGTTCCCGACGCCGCCGACGACCTCGAACTCGGCGGTGCCACGGCGCGCTCGACGGGCGACCTCGCCGACGAGGACGACGAGGACCGCCTCGTCGTGGAGTTCAGCGAGGACCTCGCCTGTACGCACTGCGGCATCGACATCAGCGAGATCGAGACGCGCTCGTTCTCCTTCAACAGCCCGCACGGCGCGTGCCCGGAGTGTGAGGGCATCGGGAACACGAAGGAGGTCAGCGAGGACCTCGTCGTCGTCGACGAGAGCAAGCCGGTCAAGCACGTCTTCGAGGCGTGGAGCTACAACCGCTCGTACTACCAGACGCGGCTGGACGCGGTGGCCGAGCACTTCGGCATCGGACTCGACACGCCGTTCGAGGACCTCGACGAGGACGTCCAGCAGGCGTTCCTCTACGGCACCGACGAGGACGTCGTCTTCAAGCGCAACACGAAGAACGGCGTGCGCCGCAAGGAGAAGCCCTTCGAGGGCGTCATCCCGAACCTCGAACGCCGCTACGTCGAGACCGACTCCGACAGCACCCGCGACCACATCGAGGAGTACATGTCCGTCACGACGTGCCCCGCGTGTGACGGCACGCGCCTCAAGCCCGAGTCCCGCGCGGTGCTCGTCGACGGTACGCCCATCACCGAAGTCAACCGCATGAGCATCGGGGACGCGCTCGAACACTTCGAGGGGATGGAGGAGCGCTTCGACGCCCGCGACCGCAAAATCGCCGAGGAGATTCTCAAGGAGATTCGCGCACGCCTCGGCTTCATGACGGAGGTCGGCCTCGAGTACCTCACGCTCGACCGCGAAGCGTCCACGCTCTCGGGCGGCGAGAGCCAGCGCATCCGCCTCGCCACCCAGATCGGCTCCGGGCTCGTGGGCGTGCTGTACGTCCTCGACGAGCCCTCCATCGGCCTCCACCAGCGCGACAACGACCGCCTCCTGAACACGCTCGAAGAGCTCCGGGACCTCGGGAACACGCTCGTCGTCGTCGAGCACGACGAGGAGACGATGCGGCGCGCGGACAACGTCGTGGACATGGGGCCAGGGCCGGGCCGCCACGGCGGCGACGTCGTCGCGAACGGCGACGTCGAGGACCTCATGGCCGCCGAGGAGTCCATCACCGGCGACTACCTCGCGGGCCGCGAGCAGATTCCCGTCCCCGAGGAGCGCCGCGACTGGGAGGACACCATCACCATCGAGGGCGCCCGCCAGCACAACCTCCGCGACCTCGACGTCGACCTCCCGGTCGGCGCGTTCACCGCCATCACGGGCGTCTCGGGCTCCGGGAAGTCCACGCTGATGCACGACATCCTCTACAAGGGCCTCGCCCGCGAGATGAACGACAACACCAGCGTCGACCCCGGCGACCACGACGCCATCGAGGGCCTCGACAACATCGAGACGGTGCGGCTCATCGACCAGTCCCCCATCGGCCGCACACCCCGCTCGAACCCCGCGACGTACACCGGCGTCTTCGACTACATCCGCGAGAAGTTCGCCGAGACCAAGCTCGCGAAACAGCGCGGCTACGAGAAGGGGCGCTTCTCGTTCAACGTCAAGGGCGGGCGCTGCGAGGCCTGCGGCGGGCAGGGCACGCAGAAGATCGAGATGAACTTCCTCTCGGACGTCCACGTCCCCTGCGAGGAGTGCGGCGGCGACCGCTACAACGACGAGACCCTCGACGTCACGTTCAAGGACGCGACCATCGCTGACGTCCTCGACATGAGCGTCGAGGAGGCCTACGAGTTCTTCGAGGCGGACAGCCGCCTCGGCCGCCGCCTCAAGCTCCTGATGGACGTCGGCCTCGACTACATGAAGCTCGGCCAGCCGTCCACGACCCTCTCCGGCGGCGAAGCGCAGCGCGTCAAGCTCGCCGAGGAGCTCGGGAAGAAGGACTCCGGCGACACCCTCTACCTGCTCGACGAGCCCACGACGGGCCTCCACAGCGCCGACGAGCGAAAGCTCATCGAGGTGCTCCAGCGGCTCACCGACCGCGGCAACACCGTCGTCGTCATCGAGCACGAACTCGACCTCGTGAAGAACGCCGACCACGTCGTCGACCTCGGCCCCGAGGGCGGCGAGCACGGCGGCGACCTCGTCGCCAGCGGCACTCCCGAGGAGGTCGCGCACGACGACGACAGCCACACCGGCCGCTACCTCCGCGACAAGCTCCCGCGCGTCGACCTGGAGGGGCCGCGCAGCGACCGCGAGAAGCCCGCGGCCGACGAACAGGCCGCTCCCACCGCAGACGACGACTGA